A window from Caldisericum sp. encodes these proteins:
- a CDS encoding type II secretion system protein translates to MQTKNRSGFTILELLVVLTISSIFLGISIPYLRDFIVT, encoded by the coding sequence ATGCAAACAAAGAACAGAAGTGGTTTTACAATCTTAGAGCTATTGGTTGTTTTAACAATATCATCAATATTTTTAGGAATCTCTATTCCGTATCTTAGAGATTTTATAGTCACTAA